The Xyrauchen texanus isolate HMW12.3.18 chromosome 25, RBS_HiC_50CHRs, whole genome shotgun sequence genome includes the window cagatgTGTTGGTAATTCATGTTTTCGTGACGTAACAGACATTatatcagaaaatatttttttgaaattctgattcaaagtaatagccagcttcatccaatcactgccaaccatgtaaaaataaaatcatacattataaattctgaatctaagtactgattaccattgtcccatgtctgccaccCATGCTGAGTGTTCAAAACAtcctctgcagcctgaaactgaaccttTGATAGaatttaggagtgaatgcacttagctgcataagaaagctataggatgctcccttgctccctatttagtgaatgacttaacctccagtgtgctgtctgtctgtactggtctcagaacagttcaaaatgcaccttattttcatcctaactccatgtaAAACATCTGATAAGTAAGATTTTTGATCATGCACAGCTGAATATAGGATTTCTATGGGAATAATGCACTGATGCATGAAGTAAACATCAGTGTACATTTTGCTTAGCAGAATGGCGTTTTGTGATAATTCGCTCAAATatgtcggatgaaactagagactctgaatCGTTTGTCTCAAACAGTTTCAATGCAAAACTGTAATTCGGTTTCTtaacagatgtagttttgttggcgtttctcttaaagacaaactctgctgtgatcggcaccatgttgttttgtcacatgcatcaaaagtttaaccctttactgacaggaCAGAGtatcctgaactgagatcagtcagtttaaattaatttaaattatgaattGCATAcagtatagcaaagccaaaacacaaagaCCGCGCATGTGTTCGCGGAGTCACACAAGGTTAAAAATCAGCACTGTGGTCTGTTATTGGTTGGCATATTCAGTCTCCTGAAAAGTGGCTAAAGATatgttatactgtaaatattagaTTTGCATATTACATCTCACGAAATTTATATAAAGTATTTTAGATGTTCTGAGTTGACTTGAACTTCAAGATTCATTTAGCTGTAAATCCAAAGTTTTGTGTTGTCTTTAGGGCGGCAAACATGAGAATTGTGGCTGGAGATTACTCTGTGGGTGTATACGAGGGCACGGAACAgttctgcagacctctgctcttAATTCCTCATCCACAGTACAACAAAGCCACCAACAACGCAGACATCATGCTCATTAAGGTGAGGCAGGAATCAATGTTACTGTGTTATATTGAGCGATTCACTGAAGCGGGCATTAGACATGAGTCATCGACTCTCGTCATGCATAACAAATGAACACAATGACTCCGACGTCAAGTCATATTACATGCAGGGACTGAAGTGCTTCTCGGTAATACCTCTCAACACTGCACAACTCAATGAGGAATTTTTTTAATGCTAATCTAATCGTTTAGATTGATTTAAAACAGTTTGACTGATTAATTAAGAAAGAATATTAACAGTATACATAAACGttcattaataacattaacaaatactgttatattatataatgcttaacttTCAGTGAAGTGATTCAGTTGTTcaccaaaatatgaaaattctgtcatcatttccttacacttatgttgctccaaacccgtatgacaaaAGGAGTAGTCttaatcaccatttacttttcaTAGTATGGAAGcaagatgtaatgaaagtaaatggtgactgaggctagcataATTAACATCAGTTTTCAATGTTTCATTagcagaatgatccaaaaacactttaaacaactgttCAACCCACTGAAGGGAtgataagtctatccctcacagcctcattatcATTCCCATCAAAAGTCAAAGACGGTGCTGCTGTAAATAAGGTCTATACTGTAAATACGAtagcaaatgtaaattattttgttttgaaatttaatgtatagtaataaatatattaaaacagttttcatattattatttgtgagcttaattaaataaatatataataatttatttgaatgtttcatTTTAGGGAATTTCTTTTAACTTTCCTATGTTTGTGAGcttaacaaatacaataaaaaaataaataataataataataataatacattttaacgtttgatTGTAAGGACTTTTTTCAATGTTGGTACTATTTTGGGTCGCCACTGTAAAATCTGGACTCTGAAACTTGCGGAGAACTACTGTTTTATGGGACTATAATTAATTTTCATGTTTGATTAATTCTAACATGATGTAATATCTCCGTATTgatatttctcttttttatccCCTGTAGCTGCAGACTCAAGTCTATCTGAACAGCTACGTGTCTTTGGCTTCATTGCCCCGTCAGGACTCAGTGGTGTCCATGGGCCGTGTCTGCCGGGTGTCTGGCTGGGGCTTCACCACTCCAACTGGGGGAATCCCTCAAACTCTACAGACTGTCAAGCTACCAATAGTGTCCACTGCCGTGTGTAACAGCACTGAGTCTTTTAACGGCACCATCACTGAGAATATGATCTGTGCTGGATACAGCGCAGGAGGAAAAGATGCATGTAAGGTGAGAAAATTGTTACTTCCTGTGGACTGAGTTTTCCCGACCTCTGCTTTGCTGATGTTCTAGGAAACCtattgtaaaggtattcaatggaaaggaggaagcgagaaccggcttgacgatataaataatagtttaatggtaaacttaaaagacaacataaacacacacatgacggacatgtccgtaaacgatctgtctctcccgcacgacaccctgcagtcgacctttaaacctcagaggcttgattagcctaataagggaccgggtgcgtagcatcacgacccggccccgcctccgCTCTGCCACACCAATGATTTATAAATCTAAACCTATGATGAAATCTAGGGCAAAAACAACCAGTGGAACACAGTAACATGGCACTAACTTATATCACTGATTTACTGGTTTATTAATGTTTCATGCTTTATGTGCCAACCCCTTAACATATTGTGGTTATTATTAATTCTGGATTGAgcatttaaattcacagagtatataattaattataaatcatCCATCGGTTTTTCATATCagcattttcatgcttataacaatatgctgatggttttaatttggtcaataattggccgataaatatgGCCAGCACTCCTTTTTGTGAGACTTAAttcaaagtaaataataaatggttgttgatactgtatatatagttaaagatacacattatgAGTTTTGTTGTAGTTAGTGGTacatcataaaaaaaatctatgaattaacaatatcttaaaaatgtaccttaataCATCAGTGTACACACCTTTTGCAAGAATATGTTCTATTGAAGTAAGAAATCATCCCATTATTTGGTAACAGACTGCTGGAGTCAGTTAATTTAACCTAATATGTATTTCTTATTTGTATATACTTTATATCACTTTAAATGTACTAAAAGTATCTTTAATGGAACTGTTAGTGGAACCATTATGAAACCAGAACCgctaaattccttatgattcacATAACTAGTTGTGTCCTGTTAAATACAGTGGCTTTATCTACATGGCCTTTGTCAATGCTCTCCCAAACCATCTGACCACCCTGCCCGAAATCTTTGCATTACTGTCCTTATATTTTTCTTTAGGGGGATTCTGGAGGACCGCTGGTATGTGAGGGTCGCGTCTACGGTATCGTCTCCTGGGGCAACGGCTGTGCTGATGCCCAGTATCCAGGCGTCTATACCTCCGTCTCCAGGTTCCGGCAATGGATCGATAGAACTATATTTGGCTTTTATGGAAGGTGCCTCAAGTATTAGACCAAAGTGTTATTCCAACACTCCCCTAATTGAACTTGAAACAGCCTGGAAACCTGCCAACTTGTATATGAATATTGTTGATACTTTCTTCTATTAATAATGTTAGGATCTTACTTTGATGTTTTCCAGATTTAATTATATATGCACTAATGTTCACACTGCAGTTTTGAAAGAGCGCATCTGTCCCCCAAGGACTGGTAGACCTTCTGTATGTAAAGATGATATTTTTACATACTTAAATGTGCCATATTGCTACTTTTCTGTAAAATCAGACCAACGGAAAGCTGAAGGAATATTCTCCATAGCAACAAATTACCAACTGTTTAACATGAAGTTACTTGTGAGAATAATCTGTTCAGTATTAAAAAGAGATCATTAATGTGTCACATGCTGATTGTAATCGAAACAGACTTCATACTTTTCTTTAAGTGCTGCGAGAGGAGACATGTTAAAAGCATGTTCAATTAAAAGTTCATAATTTActgacccttatgttgttccaaaccaatatgactttctttctttcttccatcaaattacagttttataattttaatgaatattcCAGTGCATATGGACGtgggctccaaaaatcacaaaaagaatTATTAAAGCGATCTCGTATGCTCTATTACAATGATATGTACTTGTGCGAAACCGCATATGcatgcatggacattgtattttgtcttCGCTACACGCAATGcatcaattaaattaattgaaattgactgatctcagttcaggagactcaaTAAAGGGTTCAACTTTCGACatacggagtcatgtgacaaagcaacatggcgctgatcacagcggaatttgtctttgggagaaatgtcaacaaaactacatctggtaagaaacctaattaagtttttactttaaaacctgtttgagtcataAGATTAGATTCTGTAGTTTCATCCGTTATGCCATTTGTGAAATTTGAGTGATTTACGCGAAGCGCCATAGTGCTAAACACAACGTAAACTAATGTGTACAATATCACAAGGTATTCATTCGAAATTCGAAATGTTCAGTTTCACAGTGAGAATACAAATGCCGCTTATCGTGGTTTCACTGTATGTGGGGttagttaggatgaaaataaggtgcatttcaaactgttctgagaccagtgcagatagacagcatactggaggttaagtaattcactaaatagggagcaagagagcatcatatagctttcctatgaagccaagtgcattcaatcacaagctgcagatgatgtttgaaccactcaacatatttggcagacatgggacaatggtaacagtacttagattcagaatttataatgtatgattttattttaatatggttggCATTGATCGGACGATGCTGCccattacttgtatcagaattaattatgctaatttctgattggtgaaatgcttcagcactggttaGCACTTGTTTGTTTGAGAACACTgacattttgttgccaaagtagaaaaaacaaaacattgtaacGTAAAATTCAAattaagtcaaataatttttatttgtatagttttttatttgtgcttttcctgATTCTGCACCttgttcaaagcagctttacataaaatcagctgtaatgtctgtaacatctcaaaaacatgaataactaacactcctggaaacataataaacaacttTTATTAACAacctttctatagcttggtattatttaaaacttcacaacttagtcctgctgtccacatatgtgtacatacatttttaggaaaacctaTTAGACACATTTTACATTCAAAAATGCTTTTCAATGTTCAAAACAGTAAAACAGAGGGCATTGTGTTTGCATGAATGATAGAGGACAGCATTGGTTATTTCTTATTCTTTATTCATCTTCTCAATGTCTTTTCTGTTCTATAATTGGTACATTTTGCACGCTGCATTCTGATTggtgagatctctttaatatgcaAAATATGAGCACcaatcaaaatggcaaattaaacaTCACAAAACTATAGCATCTTTTTGCGGTTTAGAAATTGCACATACACATTGATTTTGATTTAACCTAATACGCATTTTTTCAAACCAGCTTTGCAGAGACAgcagtgagcaagccaaaagcGACAGTGGCAAGAAAATAAATCCTAAAATGCTTATGAGTGTGTCAACACGCCATATCTATTTTCCACAGACATGGATATCTAATGAATTATACACTAGTTTTATTACCAGTGTAAAGTCTGTCCACTCCCTCTGTGTTGACGTTTACATCTTGCATGGTTGTATTTAGTTTATTCTTTCAGGAAGGTGTGAACGTTATTGAGGAGTGGCTGAAATCTGGACAGATTAAACTACACCCGATAGGTCTGCTGAGGCCTTATCAGCACGGCATCAGTAGCGAATGTCCCAATAAAGGGACTCTCAAATGTCACAACTAGGGAGATGTCCTTCAGCTTTAAGGGAGTGTCCTTCATCCAGTGGTTATAAACGTGAGGGTACAGTCTTTatggattacataaagagacatcTCAGTTGTGAGATCTACAGCTGAAACGCGTCAGAGAGGCCTTTTAAGGTCTATCATATGACACATTCAGCCATAGTTTTGCACAAACAGAGTTTCAAAGAGAAAACTGCTTTTTTGTGGAGCAGACTCTCACATTGTCTGGTTTAGCACGAGCGAACAATAGTCTTACAACTGCAGCTCTCGTGGGATCTGGCTTTGTTGAAATTAGGTCAGCCTTATCTGTTTGCTATGGCTGTAATGTAATTTGAGTGAGAAAATTGATTAATTATACCTGTTGTGTATTACTGAATGATCAGGTGTAGGTTAGTATTCAGGCACGCTTCCTCAGTGACCCAGCGtacctttttttgtttgtttttttttgttgctgtacACAAACAAGTATCTTACAGCTCtatatgtcctcacaatgcaagcgaatgggtaccaacatttttaagctgcaaaaatcacataaaggcagcacaaatgtaatccataagactccagtggttaaatccaaattttcagaagtaatatgatagatgtgggtgagaaacagatcaatattaagtcatcaatacttaaaatatgaacctgtttctcagccacactaatcatatcagtttagaaggcatggatttaaccactggagtcttatggattacttttatgctgcctttatgtgccattggagcttcaaagatttttgcattatatggacccacagagctgagaaattcttctaaaaatcttaatttatgttctgtgaagaaagttataaacatctggatggcatgatggtgagtaaatgatgagagaattttcaattttgggtgaactacccctttaaaggaAGATGGggcaagcacacttttcaagcatttCACAACAATAagcttttttggggggttttaaaTGTTAGAAACTACACTGTTAAaatgttgttatctaatgcaacgACATTCATACACTTTAAAGTGGATTAAGTGCCAATATATTGCGCCGCATACTgtatgcatatacactcacctaaaggattattaggaacacctgttcaatttctcattaatgcaattatctaatcaaccagtcacatggcagttgcttcaatgcatttaggggtgtggtcctggtcaagacaatctcctgaactccaaactgattgtcagaatgggaaagaaaggtgatttaagcaattttgagcgtggtatggttgttggtgccagacgggccagtctgagtatttcacaatctgctcagttactgggattttcacacacaaccatttctaggcgtttacaaagaatggtgtgaaaaggaaaaacatccagtatgcggcagtcctgtgggctgaaaatgccttgttgatgctagaggtcagaggagaatgggccgactgattcaagctgatagaagagcaactttgcctgaaataaccactcgttacaaccgaggtatgcagcaaagcatttgtgaagccacaacacgcacaaccttgaggcggatgggctacaacagcagaagaccccaccgggtaccactcatctccactacaaataggaaaaagaggctacaatttgcaagagctcaccaaaattggacagttgaagactggaaaaatgttgcctggtctgatgagtctcgatttctgttgagacattcagatggtagagtcagaatttggcgtaaacagaatgagaacatggatccatcatgccttgttaccactgtgcaggctggtggtggtggtgtaatggtgtgggggatgttttcttggcacactttaggccccttagtgccaattgggcatcgtttaaataccacggcctacctgagcattgtttctgaccatgtccatccctttatggccaccatgtacccatcctctgatggctacttccagcaggataatgcacaatgtcacaaagctcgaatcatttcaaattggtttcttgaacatgacaatgagttcactgtactaaaatggcccccacagtcaccagatctcaacccaatagagcatctttgggatgtggtggaacaggagcttcagtgccctggatgtgcatcccacaaatctccatcaactgcaagatgctatcctatcaatatgggccaacatttcgaaagaatgctttcagcaccttgttgaatcaacgccacatagaattaaggcagttctgaaggcgaaagggggtcaaacacagtattagtatggtgttcctaataatcctttaggtgagtgtatgtatgaggCAATTAGAAATCAAAATCATCATGTATTGTACactttaaaaatagattttaggGTTTAGTTGTATCAACTAGCTTTTTTGagttaacaacttaaatttcatgCCAACTTAagttttgattttatatatatatatttatatatataatttttttattttattttaacaattttattattattattattattatttgtattttctccccattttctcctccgaatgcccaattcccactgtgctccaagtcctcatggtggcgtagtgactcaatctgggtggcggaggacgaatctcaattgcctccgctcCTAAGACCGTCATTTTATAACGTGGCTTGTtcagtgcgttaccgcggagacatagtgcatgtggaggcatcacgctattctccgcggcatccaagcacaactcaccacgtgccccacagagagcaaaaaccacattaaaaggaacacgaggaggttaacccaacgtgactctacccaccctagcaagcgggccagttggttgcttaggaagcctggctggagtcactcttgGATTCAAACTTGCTACCCAGACCCTGAGTTTTGATTATATTAACTTGTACTTAAGttagattaacaatcatatttgcCATTTCAACTCAATAAATAATGAGGTTATCGACTTATTTTTTTGCAATATGTGGTGTTtatttgtgctgtttttgttATTACTGTTAGTTAACAGTTGTGTGGTGATGTAAATagcttatattttatttaatggtgttttttgaGTGTCACCATTACTGAGCTTTGTATTGAAAACTCTCTGCCTCCTGTTCAAACTACAGGATGTCTAGACTTTGCTGGTGATCATGAAGATCTGCTGTTTTAACATTAAAACTTTAGATTGTGCAATGCATCCTGGATAGCCTTGTTTGTCACAATATTAAAGTT containing:
- the zmp:0000001088 gene encoding trypsin, with protein sequence MHLLDLLLCVLLELLVVSCQELIQGRVVGGYIPAPYSIKYIVSIQSAAGQHFCGGTLINKYWVLTAAHCNIGAANMRIVAGDYSVGVYEGTEQFCRPLLLIPHPQYNKATNNADIMLIKLQTQVYLNSYVSLASLPRQDSVVSMGRVCRVSGWGFTTPTGGIPQTLQTVKLPIVSTAVCNSTESFNGTITENMICAGYSAGGKDACKGDSGGPLVCEGRVYGIVSWGNGCADAQYPGVYTSVSRFRQWIDRTIFGFYGRCLKY